A stretch of Mastacembelus armatus chromosome 1, fMasArm1.2, whole genome shotgun sequence DNA encodes these proteins:
- the abcc10 gene encoding multidrug resistance-associated protein 7 gives MSDFGPAELVADLCHTDLDNPFPVWQNGHISPCFNQLILGALPHAGMAVFSACYVSTSRCSLLQASPAWGWTLRLVSALLVVLLFAVDVIVVSVLQQGDMYLDVLADSCAILAWLVHVSAIAVLQKSALRRTRGPLLLLLLVLLSVPNLVITLMIYSDNQEYLNITEPLGFARFVLVSARTLPLLVYLLAFAFPCISDAGYTLYINTADGSPLIPQSTELDTGEMVAEDGSGCVSRLFYLWLTPLLRRGQRGELDRPVDVYHLPQKLRTSVVCRYFHQCWKACRRPAVVSDGQDQWPRPISRNVLTGTWNSHYQEPLELEGDVGLLRVLHKAFGSRYYLLGVLKVVVNMLSFAGPLLLSSLVNFMEEQGAPVSTGVWCTLGLFAATLLSSVLRNIFVFEVSKVALSARAALVSAIYSKALQVSSSSLAGFTLGEVVNLMSTDTDRVVNFFNSFHELWSLPFQFSITLYLLYVQVGVAFLGGLCVALLLVPLNKFLASRILSNNKHMLRHKDSRVKVMTEILFGIRVIKFYNWEPHFTQKVTNYRNQELSHLKAIKYLDAMCVYTWAALPVVISILTFITYVLLGNQLTAAKVFTTLALVGMLIFPLNCFPWVLNGILEAKVSLERIQRFFRLTNQDLQAYYALLSPEDSQTSILLNQGTFSWQGPDSCEQSKEEAAETGAARESLLLHSLNLHITKGALVVVVGKVGCGKSSLLAALTGELNRLSGVVYAADREAGFGLASQEPWIQHASVRDNILFGKDYDFDFYQAVIEACALSDDLSVLPNGDKTEVGENGVTLSGGQKARLALARAVYMDKDVYLLDDPLAAVDTDVAEHLMQKCIIELLRGKTRILCTHRIEFLDKADMVVLMENGTIVKTGTPAEILPLVEAAPNKRKNDHNTKEKDGVEQHEEQVGSPPGLCVDDDPGLSAEEQKQVGGLAWTVYQTYWVAVGGVLATSVLMSLLLMQASKNVSDWWLSHWISQLKNNGSTSTNGSSSGAFSSAHLLLFSPGGLMSPLSSVQTFASNNTNSDVRFYLTVYGSIAAANTVFTALRAFLFAYGAICAATTIHNRLLDRVLKATVTFFDTTPLGRILNRFSSDLYSVDDSLPFILNILLANVFGLLGMLVVISYGLPWVLVPLLPLALLYQRTQHFYRHTSRELKRLCSLTLSPIYSHFSETLTGLGTIRASGGSARFEEESAKRLEQNQRCQFLSNAAMQWLDIRLQLIGVAVVTGLGVIAVVQHQFNSVDPGLVGLSLSYALSITTLLSGLIFSFTQTEMQLVSVERTEEYSTGLPTEPQHQNMQLPPAWPEQGWLEFRSVVLAYRDGLPNALDGVSLVVRAGEKVGIVGRTGSGKSTLFLALFRMVELSQGRILLDGMDISTVGLAQLRSRLAIIPQDPFLFSGTIRENLDPCGRHPDQQLLDVLDQCHLSSVVSRMGGLDAEVGERGKSLSVGQRQLLCLSRALLTQAKVLCIDEATASVDQKTDRLLQQTIRDMFQDKTVLTIAHRINTIMDCDRVLVMHAGKVVEFDSPAALCKTDRSVFHRLVGGTGERDE, from the exons ATGAGTGACTTTGGGCCGGCAGAGCTGGTCGCTGACCTCTGTCACACAGACCTGGACAATCCTTTCCCTGTGTGGCAGAATGGACACATCAGCCCCTGTTTTAACCAGCTCATCCTGGGAGCGCTGCCTCATGCTGGGATGGCAGTTTTCAGTGCCTGCTACGTCAGCACGTCAAG ATGCAGCCTCCTCCAGGCGTCTCCTGCTTGGGGTTGGACACTCAGACTGGTGTCCGCTCTGCTCGTTGTGCTTCTTTTTGCTGTGGATGTCATCGTGGTGAGTGTCCTCCAGCAGGGGGACATGTACCTGGACGTTCTGGCTGATAGCTGTGCCATCCTGGCTTGGCTGGTCCACGTCAGTGCCATAGCAGTACTCCAGAAGAGTGCATTAAGGAGAACCAGAGGACCCCTACTGCTGCTTCTGCTAGTTCTTTTGTCTGTCCCCAACCTGGTCATCACGTTGATGATTTATTCTGATAATCAGGAATATTTAAACATCACAGAGCCTCTTGGATTTGCACGGTTTGTACTTGTCTCGGCCCGGACGCTCCCCCTTCTGGTCTATCTCCTGGCATTTGCATTTCCTTGCATCAGTGATGCTGGGTACACCTTGTATATTAACACAGCGGATGGATCCCCACTCATTCCACAGAGCACCGAGCTAGACACGGGTGAGATGGTGGCTGAGGATGGGAGTGGCTGTGTCTCTCGACTCTTCTACCTGTGGTTAACCCCTCTGCTACGGCGAGGCCAGCGTGGGGAGCTAGACAGACCAGTTGATGTTTATCACCTCCCTCAGAAACTTCGGACGAGTGTTGTTTGTCGATACTTCCACCAGTGCTGGAAAGCCTGCCGGCGGCCGGCTGTAGTTAGTGATGGGCAGGATCAGTGGCCAAGGCCCATTTCTAGAAACGTCCTGACTGGCACCTGGAATTCACACTACCAGGAACCACTGGAGCTGGAGGGTGATGTAGGACTGTTGAGGGTGCTGCACAAGGCATTTGGCTCGCGATATTATCTGCTTGGTGTGCTGAAAGTGGTGGTCAACATGCTGAGCTTTGCAGGCCCCTTACTGCTCAGCAGTCTGGTGAACTTCATGGAAGAACAGGGAGCTCCAGTCAGCACGGGTGTCTGGTGCACCCTGGGGCTCTTTGCTGCCACccttctctcttctgtcctcaggAACATCTTCGTCTTTGAGGTCTCTAAGGTGGCACTGTCAGCACGTGCTGCTCTCGTGTCGGCCATCTACAGCAAAGCCCTGcaggtcagcagcagcagcctggccGGCTTCACCCTGGGGGAGGTGGTGAACTTAATGAGCACGGACACCGACCGCGTGGTCAACTTCTTCAACAGTTTCCACGAGCTTTGGAGCCTGCCCTTCCAGTTCTCCATCACCCTCTATTTGCTGTATGTGCAGGTGGGTGTGGCGTTCCTGGGAGGGCTGTGCGTGGCACTGCTGCTGGTGCCGCTCAACAAGTTCCTTGCATCCCGTATCCTTAGCAACAACAAGCACATGCTCAGGCACAAGGACAGCCGTGTTAAG GTAATGACAGAGATCCTCTTCGGCATTCGCGTCATCAAGTTTTATAACTGGGAACCTCATTTTACTCAGAAGGTCACCAACTATCGTAATCAAGAGTTGTCCCACCTCAAGGCCATCAAATACCTGGAtgccatgtgtgtgtacacctgGGCTGCCCTACCTGTGGTGATCTCCATCCTCACCTTCATTACCTACGTTCTGCTGGGAAACCAGCTCACTGCAGCCAAG GTGTTCACCACATTGGCCCTGGTGGGAATGTTGATTTTTCCACTCAACTGTTTCCCTTGGGTACTCAACGGCATCCTGGAGGCCAAAGTGTCTCTGGAACGAATCCAGCGCTTCTTCAGACTGACCAACCAGGATCTGCAGGCGTACTACGCTCTGT TGTCTCCTGAGGACAGTCAGACCTCAATCCTGTTGAACCAGGGGACATTTTCCTGGCAGGGGCCCGACAGTTGTGAGCAGAGCAAAGAAGAAGCAGCTGAAACTGGGGCTGCCAGAGAGagtctgctgctgcacagcctCAATCTACACATAACCAAG GGTGCTCTGGTTGTTGTGGTTGGGAAGGTCGGCTGTGGAAAGAGCTCCTTACTGGCTGCTCTCACAGGAGAACTCAACAG GCTGAGTGGAGTGGTTTATGCTGCAGACAGAGAGGCTGGCTTTGGTCTGGCCTCTCAGGAGCCGTGGATCCAGCATGCGTCGGTGCGAGACAACATCCTGTTTGGGAAAGACTATGATTTCGATTTCTACCAGGCTGTGATCGAGGCCTGTGCTCTCTCAGACGACCTCAGT GTTTTGCCCAATGGTGACAAGACAGAAGTGGGAGAGAACGGAGTGACTCTGAGTGGAGGACAGAAGGCTCGGCTGGCCCTCGCCAGAGCTGTTTACATG GACAAAGACGTCTACCTCCTGGATGATCCATTGGCTGCGGTTGATACTGACGTGGCTGAACACCTCATGCAGAAATGCATCATAGAACTCCTCCGGGGAAAGACCAGAATCCTCTGCACGCACCGCATAGAGTTTCTGGACAAAGCTGACATGGTGGTCCTCATGGAGAATGGAACAATTGTCAAAACAG GCACACCAGCAGAAATCCTTCCTTTGGTAGAGGCAGCACCAAACAAACGGAAGAATGACCACAACACGAAAGAGAAAG ATGGCGTGGAGCAGCATGAGGAGCAGGTGGGTTCACCCCCTGGTCTGTGTGTGGATGATGACCCTGGACTGTCAGCAGAGGAGCAGAAGCAGGTGGGCGGGTTGGCGTGGACAGTTTACCAGACCTACTGGGTGGCTGTGGGTGGAGTGCTGGCCACCTCCGTCCTGATGTCTCTGCTCCTCATGCAAG CCTCGAAGAACGTGTCCGACTGGTGGTTGTCCCACTGGATCtcacagctgaaaaacaacGGTTCCACCAGCACTAATGGTTCTTCTTCAGGTGCCTTCAGCTCAGCTcacctgctgctcttctcaccTGGAGGCCTGAT GTCTCCTCTGTCGTCAGTGCAAACATTTGCCTCGAACAACACGAACAGCGATGTCAGGTTTTATCTGACCGTGTACGGCTCCATCGCTGCGGCCAACACCGTCTTCACTGCCCTTCGAGCCTTTCTCTTTGCCTATGGAGCCATCTGTGCTGCCACCACCATCCACAACAGACTACTGGACCGGGTTCTGAAG GCCACAGTGACTTTCTTTGACACCACCCCGCTCGGTCGCATACTCAACCGTTTCTCCTCAGACCTGTACAGCGTGGACGACAGCCTGCCCTTCATCCTGAACATCCTGCTGGCCAACGTCTTCGGTCTGCTGGGCATGTTGGTGGTGATAAGCTACGGCCTGCCCTGGGTCCTGGTGCCCCTGCTGCCCCTGGCGCTGCTCTACCAGCGCACGCAGCACTTCTACCGACACACCTCTCGAGAGCTGAAGCGGCTGTGCAGCCTCACCCTGTCGCCCATCTACTCGCACTTCTCTGAGACGCTCACCGGGCTGGGAACCATCCGGGCCAGCGGCGGTTCTGCCAG ATTTGAGGAGGAGAGTGCTAAACGTCTGGAGCAGAACCAGCGCTGCCAGTTTCTTAGCAACGCTGCCATGCAGTGGCTGGACATCCGCCTGCAGCTGATTGGAGTCGCGGTGGTGACAGGCCTCGGGGTGATCGCTGTCGTCCAGCACCAGTTTAATTCTGTTGATCCAG GTCTGGTGGGTCTGTCCTTGTCCTATGCTCTGTCTATTACGACGCTGCTGTCTGGCCTCATATTCAGCTTCACTCAGACTGAGATGCAGCTGGTGAGTGTGGAGCGAACTGAAGAATACTCCACCGGCCTGCCGACCGAGCCGCAGCACCAGAACATGCAG CTGCCGCCTGCGTGGCCGGAGCAGGGCTGGTTGGAGTTTCGCAGTGTGGTTTTGGCATACAGGGACGGTCTTCCTAACGCCCTGGATGGGGTGAGCCTGGTGGTGCGAGCAGGTGAGAAAGTGGGCATCGTGGGGCGCACAGGCTCAGGGAAGTCCACCCTGTTCCTGGCCCTGTTCCGTATGGTGGAGCTCAGCCAGGGTCGGATTCTTCTGGATGGAATGGACATCAGCACCGTGGGCCTGGCTCAGCTCAG GTCCAGGTTGGCCATTATTCCTCAGGACCCCTTCCTTTTCAGCGGGACCATCAGGGAGAATCTGGACCCGTGTGGGCGACACCCAGACCAGCAGCTACTGGACGTCTTGGACCAGTGCCACCTCAGCTCCGTGGTCAGCAGGATGG gtggtCTGGATGCTGAGGTCGGGGAAAGAGGAAAATCCCTCTCTGTGGGACAGAGgcagctgctgtgtctgtccAGAGCTCTGCTGACCCAGGCCAAG GTTCTGTGTATTGACGAAGCCACAGCCAGTGTGGATCAGAAGACAGacaggctgctgcagcagacCATCAGAGACATGTTTCAGGACAAGACTGTCCTCACGATCGCACACAG GATCAACACCATCATGGACTGTGACCGGGTGCTGGTGATGCATGCTGGGAAGGTGGTGGAGTTCGACAGCCCTGCTGCTCTTTGCAAGACCGACCGGTCCGTCTTCCACAGACTGGTTGGTGGGACTGGAGAGAGAGACGAGTGA